One genomic region from Salvia hispanica cultivar TCC Black 2014 chromosome 2, UniMelb_Shisp_WGS_1.0, whole genome shotgun sequence encodes:
- the LOC125205568 gene encoding pantothenate kinase 1-like isoform X1 has protein sequence MESVGAEAPNMGEREFKSCDRDGVSHLSLDIGGSLIKMVYFSSGSSSSSDDKKDSYLKDGTNTSIGTSNHNGLRGKLHFLKFETSKIDECIKFISSKHLQNNGGQGDKDLASEEIIIKATGGGAFKFADLFKEKLGIVLDKVDEMSCLVAGANFLLKAVNHEAFTYMDDQKDYVQINHKDLYPYLLVTVGSGVSMIKVDGDNNFERVSGTSVGGGTFWGLGRLLTKCQSFDELLELSRQGNNRVIDMLVGDIYGGTDYSKIGLTSTTIASSFGKAISANKELDDYRPEDVARSLLRMISNNIGQIAYLNALRFGLKRIFFGGFFIRGHAYTMDTLSVAVNFWSKGEAKALFLRHEGFLGALGAFMNYKKNGFTDITHQFMEQSCEIGQDLVCKDEDI, from the exons ATGGAGAGTGTTGGAGCTGAAGCACCGAATATGGGAGAGAGGGAATTCAAGTCATGTGATCGAGATGGTGTCTCGCATCTTTCTCTTGATATAGGAG GTTCTTTAATAAAGATGGTTTACTTCTCAAGTGGCAGTAGCTCCTCCTCTGATGATAAGAAAGACAGCTATTTAAAGGATGGAACTAACACATCCATTGGAACCTCCAATCATAATGGCCTAAGAGGGAAGCTTCACTTTCTGAAGTTTGAAACAAGCAAAATCGATGAATGCATCAAGTTCATATCTTCTAAGCACCTTCAAAATAATG GTGGTCAGGGTGATAAGGACCTTGCCAGTGAGGAAATTATTATTaag GCCACGGGTGGGGGGGCATTTAAGTTTGCTGATTTATTCAAAGAAAAGCTAGGTATTGTTCTGGACAAGGTAGATGAAATGAGCTGCCTTGTTGCTGGAGCCAATTTCCTGCTTAAG GCAGTGAACCATGAAGCATTTACCTATATGGATGACCAGAAGGACTATGTCCAGATCAACCACAAAGATCTGTACCCTTATCTCCTAGTTACTGTGGGATCTGGAGTCAGCATGATCAAG GTGGATGgcgacaacaattttgagcgAGTCAGTGGAACAAGTGTTGGTGGTGGCACATTCTGGGGTTTGGGAAGACTTTTGACCAAGTGCCAAAG TTTTGATGAGCTGTTAGAACTGAGTCGCCAAGGAAATAACAGAGTGATAGACATGCTCGTTGGAGACATATATGGTGGAACAGATTACTCGAAG ATTGGTCTTACGTCAACGACAATTGCTTCTAGCTTCGGTAAGGCAATATCTGCAAACAAAGAGCTTGATGATTACAGACCTGAGGATGTAGCCAGGTCCCTACTAAGAATGATCTCAAACAATATTGGACAG ATTGCTTATTTGAACGCATTACGTTTTGGATTGAAGAGGATATTTTTCGGAGGATTTTTCATTCGAGGACATGCATACACAATGGACACACTTTCAGTTGCAGTTAATTTCTG GTCGAAAGGTGAAGCAAAAGCTCTATTTTTGCGGCACGAAGGGTTTCTTGGGGCACTGGGAGCTTTTATGAACtacaagaaaaatggatttaCAGATATCACACATCAATTTATGGAACAATCCTGCGAAATCGGACAAGATTTGGTCTGCAAAGATGAAGATATTTAG
- the LOC125205568 gene encoding pantothenate kinase 1-like isoform X2 has product MESVGAEAPNMGEREFKSCDRDGVSHLSLDIGGSLIKMVYFSSGSSSSSDDKKDSYLKDGTNTSIGTSNHNGLRGKLHFLKFETSKIDECIKFISSKHLQNNGGQGDKDLASEEIIIKATGGGAFKFADLFKEKLGIVLDKVDEMSCLVAGANFLLKAVNHEAFTYMDDQKDYVQINHKDLYPYLLVTVGSGVSMIKVDGDNNFERVSGTSVGGGTFWGLGRLLTKCQSFDELLELSRQGNNRVIDMLVGDIYGGTDYSKIGLTSTTIASSFGKAISANKELDDYRPEDVARSLLRMISNNIGQVSQMKAAILHLESYCLFERITFWIEEDIFRRIFHSRTCIHNGHTFSCS; this is encoded by the exons ATGGAGAGTGTTGGAGCTGAAGCACCGAATATGGGAGAGAGGGAATTCAAGTCATGTGATCGAGATGGTGTCTCGCATCTTTCTCTTGATATAGGAG GTTCTTTAATAAAGATGGTTTACTTCTCAAGTGGCAGTAGCTCCTCCTCTGATGATAAGAAAGACAGCTATTTAAAGGATGGAACTAACACATCCATTGGAACCTCCAATCATAATGGCCTAAGAGGGAAGCTTCACTTTCTGAAGTTTGAAACAAGCAAAATCGATGAATGCATCAAGTTCATATCTTCTAAGCACCTTCAAAATAATG GTGGTCAGGGTGATAAGGACCTTGCCAGTGAGGAAATTATTATTaag GCCACGGGTGGGGGGGCATTTAAGTTTGCTGATTTATTCAAAGAAAAGCTAGGTATTGTTCTGGACAAGGTAGATGAAATGAGCTGCCTTGTTGCTGGAGCCAATTTCCTGCTTAAG GCAGTGAACCATGAAGCATTTACCTATATGGATGACCAGAAGGACTATGTCCAGATCAACCACAAAGATCTGTACCCTTATCTCCTAGTTACTGTGGGATCTGGAGTCAGCATGATCAAG GTGGATGgcgacaacaattttgagcgAGTCAGTGGAACAAGTGTTGGTGGTGGCACATTCTGGGGTTTGGGAAGACTTTTGACCAAGTGCCAAAG TTTTGATGAGCTGTTAGAACTGAGTCGCCAAGGAAATAACAGAGTGATAGACATGCTCGTTGGAGACATATATGGTGGAACAGATTACTCGAAG ATTGGTCTTACGTCAACGACAATTGCTTCTAGCTTCGGTAAGGCAATATCTGCAAACAAAGAGCTTGATGATTACAGACCTGAGGATGTAGCCAGGTCCCTACTAAGAATGATCTCAAACAATATTGGACAGGTCAGTCAAATGAAAGCGGCTATTTTACACCTAGAAAGCT ATTGCTTATTTGAACGCATTACGTTTTGGATTGAAGAGGATATTTTTCGGAGGATTTTTCATTCGAGGACATGCATACACAATGGACACACTTTCAGTTGCAGTTAA
- the LOC125206397 gene encoding protein FAR1-RELATED SEQUENCE 5-like yields the protein MDSIPIHSSEDYFDSDSSSSGEEGETESKVVYVPKCPDDLKPKIGQSFITLDRALDFYNNYARYVGFDTRKKGSKKEKDVITWIYVVCSREGTKQRKNEQHEVKRKRSSIKCFCNAKVSWKFFMGVGYVIQSFVEEHNHEMVEERHKRFMKLNRNLDLVHQKFILDCANANIGPTLSFSLLKEVLGGLDYVGCTVLEVRNYRRDLRAYVEGADAQMLLNEMRRKKELCGAFTYEFEVNSKDRLTRLFWCDPTAKRNYHMYGDIVSFDTTYSTNRYCMIFAPFTGKDNHGRPVTFAAGLLSKESADSFSWLFKQFVKCMGVAPKLIVTDQDLGMKVAIAEVLLSTRHRWCMWHIMNKVADKLPKNMLGSEELKKELNACVWSELIEPDAFEESWHAIMERYGLANNDWFSSMFASRKFWVPAFFRDFPMSSLIKTTSLSESQNSFFKRYSKCRANLMLFYMNYNHALEAQRSNSAKLEYYDSTKVPILRTELEIEKHASTIYSGSAFNAIQEEIVYACFSLSCSTLGMSTNRENEVYNINDKDSNSWTVTYSIGDDTYLCGCKKFERLGLLCSHILCVLKYKFVKLIPENLRGWRWLKSQFVKPIHGGFCDDEEILSVVDEKKIAFKNLYALFFEIAQSIEGNIDQINAFTAIIEEGKKQLLGSVVLSSTEKRALIENFYGSQVPNIIEVHPPNVVSTKGSGSRRKSKKESAMKLAMKPGRKCGNCHVIGHHDSRNCKKVNEKAKQRQ from the exons ATGGATTCAATTCCGATACATTCATCGGAAGATTATTTCGATTCTGATTCCTCTTCATCGGGAGAGGAAGGAGAAACTGAATCTAAAg TGGTTTATGTACCAAAATGCCCCGATGATTTGAAACCAAAAATTGGACAAAGTTTCATAACCCTTGATCGTGCATTGGACTTCTACAACAATTATGCTCGATATGTTGGGTTTGACACCCGTAAGAAGGgatcaaaaaaggaaaaagatgtCATTACTTGGATTTATGTGGTGTGTAGCCGAGAAGGTacaaagcaaagaaaaaatgaacaacATGAGGTGAAACGCAAGCGTTCTTCTATTAAGTGCTTTTGTAATGCTAAAGTGTCTTGGAAGTTTTTTATGGGTGTTGGTTATGTTATACAAAGTTTTGTTGAAGAACATAATCACGAGATGGTTGAGGAACGCCATAAGCGTTTTATGAAGTTGAACCGCAATTTGGATTTAGTCCATCAGAAATTCATACTTGATTGCGCTAATGCAAATATCGGTCCAACTTTAAGTTTTAGCTTACTCAAGGAAGTACTTGGTGGATTAGATTATGTAGGGTGTACTGTTTTAGAAGTACGCAACTACAGACGCGACCTTAGAGCATACGTGGAAGGAGCTGATGCACAAATGCTATTAAATGAGATGCGCAGGAAAAAGGAACTTTGTGGAGCATTTACATATGAATTTGAGGTCAACTCAAAGGATAGACTGACACGTTTGTTTTGGTGTGATCCAACTGCCAAGAGAAATTATCATATGTATGGTgatattgtttcttttgataCGACATACTCAACAAATAG GTACTGCATGATATTTGCTCCATTTACGGGCAAGGATAATCATGGTCGCCCTGTGACATTTGCTGCTGGCCTTTTATCCAAGGAAAGTGCCGACTCCTTTTCATGGTTATTTAAACAATTTGTGAAATGTATGGGTGTGGCTCCAAAGCTAATCGTAACCGACCAAGATTTAGGAATGAAAGTTGCTATTGCAGAGGTTCTTCTTAGTACGAGACACAGGTGGTGCATGTGGCATATAATGAATAAAGTTGCTGACAAATTGCCAAAGAACATGCTTGGTAGTGAAGAACTAAAGAAGGAATTGAATGCATGTGTTTGGTCGGAGTTGATAGAGCCTGATGCATTTGAAGAATCTTGGCATGCTATAATGGAAAGATATGGGCTGGCCAATAATGACTGGTTTTCATCAATGTTTGCATCTAGAAAGTTTTGGGTTCCAGCCTTTTTCCGTGATTTTCCGATGAGCTCGTTGATAAAGACAACATCTTTGTCTGAATCACAGAATAGCTTCTTTAAAAGGTACTCAAAGTGTCGGGCTAACCTTATGCTATTTTATATGAACTATAACCATGCTTTGGAGGCTCAGAGAAGTAATAGCGCAAAGCTTGAATACTATGATTCAACAAAAGTGCCTATATTGCGAACAGAATTGGAAATTGAGAAACATGCGTCAACAATATATAGTGGTAGTGCTTTTAATGCAATTCAAGAGGAGATAGTTTATGCATGTTTCTCTTTGTCTTGTTCAACTCTAGGAATGTCTACCAATAGAGAGAATGAAGTATATAACATAAATGACAAGGATTCAAACTCATGGACAGTGACTTACTCCATTGGCGATGACACCTATTTGTGTGGATGTAAAAAGTTTGAGAGACTTGGTCTATTGTGCAGCCATATACTTTGTGTGTTGAAATATAAGTTTGTTAAGTTGATACCCGAGAATTTGCGTGGATGGAGATGGTTGAAGTCACAGTTTGTGAAGCCAATACATGGAGGCTTTTgtgatgatgaagaaatacTCTCTGTTGTGGACGAGAAGAAGATTGCATTTAAAAACTTGTATGCATTATTCTTTGAAATAGCACAAAGTATTGAAGGGAACATTGACCAAATCAATGCATTTACTGCAATTATTGAAGAAGGTAAGAAGCAGCTTCTCGGAAGTGTTGTTCTGTCTTCGACAGAGAAGAGAGCATTGATTGAGAATTTCTATGGCTCACAAGTTCCAAACATTATTGAAGTTCATCCTCCTAATGTTGTCAGTACAAAGGGAAGTGGTAGTAGGAGAAAATCCAAGAAGGAGTCGGCAATGAAGTTAGCAATGAAACCAGGCCGAAAGTGTGGAAATTGTCATGTGATTGGACACCATGATTCCAGGAACTGCAAAAAGGTGAATGAGAAGGCAAAACAGAGGCAGTGA